GACGGCGCCTCCAATCGTGGGATCGATGAGGTTCGGGAGCTACGCGAGATCGTACGGTATGCCCCCTCGCGCGACAAGCACAAGGTGATCATTATCGATGAAGTCCATATGCTGACCGAGCCGGCCTTCAATGCACTACTGAAGACGCTCGAAGAACCGCCCCCCGGGGTCATCTTTATTCTGGCGACGACGCATGCGCACAAGATCCCGCCCACCATTCTTTCGCGTTGCCAGCGCCATGATTTTCGGCGGCTGGGACAGGGAGAGATCCTCCCACGGCTTCAGCAGATCGCTCGCGAGGAAGAGGCCACCATTTCGGACGGTGCCATGAAGGCGATTGCCCGCGCCGCCGAGGGGAGCCTCAGAGACGCGCAAAGCCTTCTGGATCAGGCCATCGCCTACAGCGGCAACGAGGTGAGCGAGGAGGACGTTGCGGTCGTGTTGGGGCTGGTAGAAGGGGAGCTGCTGGCACAGACGACCGAGGCAATCATCGAGCGCGACAGCGGCCTTGCCTTAGGGGTCGTTGAGTCGCTCAGCGCCCGGGGGGACGACCTCCAGCGGTTCTGCCAGGAGCTGTTGGCCCACCTGCGCGACCTGATGGTCTCGAAGGTCAGCAAAGACCCCACCCCCCTGCTGCAATTGAGCCGGGTACCTCCGGAAACGATTCGTTCGCAGGCCAAGGCCATGACGCTTGCCGACCTCGAAACGATCTTTCAGGGCCTGAG
The window above is part of the Candidatus Methylomirabilis tolerans genome. Proteins encoded here:
- the dnaX gene encoding DNA polymerase III subunit gamma/tau — translated: MSYLVLARRWRPQNFDDVVGQRPVTQTLKNAITKDRIAHALLFTGPRGVGKTTTARILAKAVNCERGCTPDPCGECASCAAIAAGRSVDCLEIDGASNRGIDEVRELREIVRYAPSRDKHKVIIIDEVHMLTEPAFNALLKTLEEPPPGVIFILATTHAHKIPPTILSRCQRHDFRRLGQGEILPRLQQIAREEEATISDGAMKAIARAAEGSLRDAQSLLDQAIAYSGNEVSEEDVAVVLGLVEGELLAQTTEAIIERDSGLALGVVESLSARGDDLQRFCQELLAHLRDLMVSKVSKDPTPLLQLSRVPPETIRSQAKAMTLADLETIFQGLSRAEFEMRRAPYPRFVLEMALVEATEARSLQTLEALLDRLSALEEKLPTGRTSATGPAPFPLIAATPVLPP